A genomic segment from Lignipirellula cremea encodes:
- the rsmA gene encoding 16S rRNA (adenine(1518)-N(6)/adenine(1519)-N(6))-dimethyltransferase RsmA — translation MESPRQTASYLMQRFREVGLEPDSRHGQNFLIDLNLIELLARSAQIDGRDVVLEVGTGTGSLTAMLAEHAQQVVTVEIDAHLHQIASQTLVERSNVTMLLQDVLRNKNNLHPVVLDTLREKLAAEPGLRLKLAANLPYNVATPIISNLLLTDMPPYSMTITIQKELGDRLVAEPWSKDYGALSVWIQSQCDVEIVRILPPQVFWPRPKVHSAIVHMQLVPERRAAIPDLKFFHTFVRSMFFHRRKFLRSVMIAAFKNQFEKPQIDQIMTQQSLGADARAEQLSVEQMLSLCEACRTMLKAQEAEE, via the coding sequence ATGGAATCTCCTCGTCAAACAGCTTCCTACCTGATGCAGCGGTTTCGTGAAGTGGGGCTGGAGCCCGATTCTCGCCACGGTCAGAACTTTTTGATCGATCTCAACCTGATCGAACTGCTGGCCCGCAGCGCCCAGATCGACGGCCGCGATGTAGTGCTGGAAGTCGGCACCGGCACGGGTTCGCTCACGGCGATGCTGGCCGAACACGCCCAGCAGGTCGTCACGGTGGAGATCGACGCGCACCTGCACCAGATTGCCTCCCAGACGCTGGTCGAGCGCAGCAACGTCACCATGCTGCTGCAGGACGTGCTGCGGAACAAGAACAATCTGCACCCGGTGGTGCTCGACACCCTGCGGGAAAAGCTGGCCGCCGAGCCTGGCCTGCGATTGAAGCTGGCGGCCAACCTGCCGTACAACGTGGCCACGCCGATCATTTCGAATCTGCTGCTGACCGATATGCCGCCTTATTCGATGACGATCACCATCCAGAAAGAGCTGGGAGACCGCCTGGTCGCCGAGCCCTGGAGCAAGGACTACGGCGCCCTGAGCGTCTGGATCCAAAGCCAGTGCGATGTGGAAATTGTCCGCATCCTGCCGCCTCAGGTTTTCTGGCCGCGTCCCAAAGTGCACTCCGCCATTGTGCACATGCAACTGGTTCCTGAACGACGGGCCGCCATTCCCGATCTGAAATTCTTCCACACGTTTGTGCGGTCGATGTTTTTTCATCGCCGCAAATTCCTGCGCAGCGTGATGATCGCCGCTTTCAAGAACCAGTTCGAAAAGCCGCAGATCGATCAGATCATGACACAGCAATCCCTCGGCGCCG
- a CDS encoding riboflavin synthase gives MFTGLVEATGALTGVEVRPPGVRMSFHCPLIAGDAELGDSIAVNGCCLTVVARDGDVIAFDAGLETLSRTNLGRLRNDDRVNLERSLAVGDRMGGHYVSGHVDGVGRIDQRHDEADWSTFWFWSPPRLTRQMVSKGSITIDGVSLTLVNVEKERFSVALIPHTLSATTLGAMAPGHSVNLETDLLAKYVERQMAFVFPPAQPPAP, from the coding sequence ATGTTTACGGGATTGGTCGAAGCCACAGGCGCATTGACGGGGGTCGAAGTTCGTCCCCCCGGCGTGCGGATGTCGTTTCACTGCCCGCTGATCGCTGGCGACGCAGAACTTGGCGATAGTATCGCGGTCAACGGGTGCTGCCTGACGGTCGTCGCTCGCGATGGCGATGTGATTGCATTTGACGCGGGCCTGGAAACTTTAAGCCGCACCAACCTGGGTCGTCTGCGCAACGACGATCGGGTGAACCTGGAACGCAGCCTCGCCGTGGGCGATCGGATGGGCGGGCACTATGTGTCGGGCCATGTCGACGGCGTGGGGCGGATCGACCAGCGACACGACGAGGCCGACTGGTCGACGTTCTGGTTCTGGTCGCCGCCGCGACTTACCCGGCAAATGGTAAGCAAAGGCTCCATCACTATTGATGGAGTGAGTCTCACACTGGTCAACGTAGAAAAGGAACGCTTCAGCGTCGCGCTGATTCCGCATACGTTGTCCGCCACGACCCTGGGCGCGATGGCGCCGGGTCATTCCGTCAATTTAGAAACCGATCTCCTGGCGAAGTACGTCGAACGCCAAATGGCCTTCGTCTTTCCGCCTGCACAACCGCCGGCGCCCTGA
- the eno gene encoding phosphopyruvate hydratase, which yields MSMITHIHGRQILDSRGNPTVEVEVRLSDGSLGRAAVPSGASTGAHEAWELRDGDKSVYLGKGVTKAIANINETIAEELQGFDGLDQLAADARMIQLDGTPNKKNLGANAILGVSLALARAAASYTDQPLYRYLGGVGANLLPAPMMNIVNGGQHADNSVDVQEFMVMPLGFDRFSDGLRCGVEIFHHLKDVLKKKGLNTAVGDEGGFAPDLGSNQEALDLIVSAIEKAGYKAGEQVFIALDVAATEFYDSKSGQYTIDGKQLDSAGMVDFLAKWVDQYPICSIEDGCSEDDWAGWKQLTDKVGSKVQLVGDDLFVTNTERLQRGIDEGIANSILIKVNQIGTLSETIQAIQLANRNNYTAVTSHRSGETEDSTIADLAVALSTGQIKTGSASRSDRMAKYNQLLRIEEELGDSAVYGGPLFPKR from the coding sequence ATGAGCATGATCACTCACATTCACGGCCGCCAGATTCTTGATAGCCGCGGTAATCCCACCGTCGAAGTCGAGGTTCGACTGTCCGATGGTTCCCTCGGCCGGGCCGCCGTACCCAGCGGCGCCAGCACCGGCGCTCACGAAGCCTGGGAACTGCGCGACGGCGACAAATCCGTCTATCTGGGCAAAGGCGTCACCAAAGCGATCGCCAACATTAACGAAACCATCGCCGAGGAACTGCAGGGATTCGACGGCCTGGATCAACTGGCCGCCGACGCCCGCATGATCCAGCTCGACGGCACGCCGAACAAGAAAAATCTCGGCGCCAACGCCATTCTGGGCGTTTCGCTGGCTCTCGCCCGGGCGGCCGCCAGCTATACCGATCAGCCCTTGTATCGCTACCTGGGCGGCGTCGGCGCCAACCTGCTGCCGGCCCCCATGATGAACATCGTCAACGGCGGCCAGCACGCGGACAACTCGGTCGACGTGCAGGAATTCATGGTCATGCCGCTGGGCTTTGACCGGTTTTCCGACGGCCTGCGCTGCGGGGTGGAGATCTTCCATCACCTGAAGGACGTTCTCAAAAAGAAAGGCCTCAACACGGCCGTCGGCGATGAAGGCGGCTTCGCCCCCGACCTGGGCAGCAACCAGGAAGCCCTCGATCTGATCGTGTCCGCGATTGAAAAAGCCGGCTACAAAGCGGGCGAACAGGTCTTCATCGCCCTGGATGTGGCCGCCACCGAATTTTACGACAGTAAATCGGGCCAGTACACGATCGACGGCAAGCAGCTGGATTCGGCCGGCATGGTCGATTTCCTGGCGAAATGGGTCGACCAGTACCCGATCTGCTCCATCGAAGACGGCTGCAGCGAAGATGACTGGGCCGGCTGGAAGCAGCTGACTGACAAAGTCGGCTCGAAGGTGCAGCTGGTCGGCGACGACCTGTTCGTCACCAACACCGAGCGTCTGCAGCGCGGGATTGATGAAGGGATCGCCAACAGCATTCTGATCAAAGTGAACCAGATCGGCACCCTCAGCGAAACGATCCAGGCGATCCAACTGGCCAACCGGAACAATTACACGGCCGTCACCAGCCATCGTTCCGGCGAAACCGAAGACTCCACCATCGCCGACCTGGCGGTGGCCCTGTCGACCGGCCAGATTAAAACCGGTTCCGCTTCCCGCAGCGATCGTATGGCCAAGTACAATCAATTGCTGCGGATTGAAGAAGAACTGGGCGACTCGGCCGTTTACGGCGGACCGCTCTTCCCCAAAAGGTAA
- a CDS encoding formylglycine-generating enzyme family protein gives MAGKQPNAWGLYDMHGNVQEWTGTFTIHQPAGGVDVPPFMRKTDHPTVFMVHGGSAQFPPESARSANRHGYSQASIVTGFRIAVVPTN, from the coding sequence CTGGCCGGGAAACAACCCAACGCGTGGGGCCTCTACGACATGCATGGCAATGTGCAAGAGTGGACCGGCACCTTTACCATCCACCAGCCAGCAGGCGGCGTCGACGTACCGCCTTTTATGCGGAAAACAGACCACCCGACAGTTTTCATGGTGCACGGGGGCTCCGCACAATTCCCACCCGAATCCGCACGATCGGCCAATCGCCATGGCTACTCGCAAGCCAGCATTGTTACAGGCTTCCGGATTGCGGTGGTACCGACGAATTAA